The Persephonella sp. KM09-Lau-8 nucleotide sequence ACTCAGACATAGAAAAGGTTTTTAATCAAGAAACAATAAACAAGATAAAAGATATGATTGCACACGGAAAACTTATTGAAAAAAAGGTAGGAAATACATCTTTTATACTTCCAGGGTAGCCTATCAAAAAATTTCACTTATTATTATTTAATGAGCTTGAATTTTTCAATCTCAGGATTGAATTTGATAAAAATTGACTTATATTTTTTATGTGAAAAATCATAAAACAAAGGAGGGCGAGCCATGAATTTCGAAAAATATGTCCAAAAAGGAAATGAGTTTTTAAAAGAACTTGCAGAAGAACTTGGAACTCCCGGAGACAAAGATAGAGCAGGAAGGATACTCCGTGCAGTATTACACGCCCTCAGAAGAAGACTTACACCAGAAGAATTCCTTGATTTACTTGCACAACTTCCAATGTGCATAAAAGCAATAGCTGTTGATGGCTGGAGAATACATGAAAGCCCAGATAAATCTATTAAACATATAGATGACCTTATTGAAGCAGTTATGGAAGAAGATAGAAGAACAGCTGCCAGAGACCTTGGCAATGAAGAACATGCAAAAGAAGCTATAAAAGCTGTAATTAGAGTTATCAAAAGACACGTATCTGATGGCGAAATAAAAGACGTTGAGGCTGAACTTCCAAAACAACTAAGGGAGTTTATAGAAGAAGCCTGATCTCAAGCCCCGTTTAAACGGGGCTTTATTTTATTTTCTCCTAATAAAAATCATTTTTTTATCTTCCCGAATATCCTTTAATTTTCTCAAAAACTCAGGAGAAGTCCCGTGGTGTATAAAAATTTTCTTGGTATGAAATTATCAGAAATAGGAATAGGAACATATCTTGGTCAACCTGATGACCAGACAGACAAAAGTTATCTTGAAACAATCACAGAAGGAATAAAAAGAGGAATAACCGTAATAGATACAGCAATAAACTACAGGAATATGCGAAGTGAGATTATTGTAGGCAAAGCTATAAAAAACACCGATAGAAAAAATGTTTATATTTCTACCAAAGGTGGATATATTGCAGTTCCTTACAACATCCAGCAGGATGCAACCCAGTGGTTTAAGGAAAATTTTGTTCAGACAGGAATAGTATCCCCATCAGAAATAACCCAGACAGGAAATATTATTACTACCAAATATATTGATTGGGCTTTTGAGCAAAGTCTAAAAAATCTGGACACAGAATATATTGATATTTATTTCTTGCATAATCCGGAAGACCAACTACTGAAGTTTGATAGAGAAGCATTTTTAGACAGACTAAGGGGTGTTTTCAGACTTCTTGAAGGAAAAATTCAGGAAGGCAAACTCAGATTTTACGGCCTTGCAACTTGGAATGGCTTCAGAGTTCCTGAAAACCACCAGCAATATCTGAATCTGTCTGAAATATATAAACTGGCTGAAGAAGTAGGAGGAGTAAACCACCACTTTAGATTTATACAACTACCTTATAATCTGGCTATGCTTGAGGCATACAATCTTAAAAATCAAGAAATAGATGGGGAAAAACTTTCCACTCTGGAAGCAGCAGAAAAATTAGGAATTTATACATATATCAGTGCACCAACAATGCAGGGAAGATTAATCAGACCTGTAGCTCCTGAAATTTTAGAAAGATTTAAAGTCAAAAAATACTCCCATATTCCTATCCAGTTTGTCAGAAGCACAAAAGGAGTAGGCACAACTCTGATAGGAATGTCAAAAAAGCAGCATCTATTAGAAAATCTTGAGATAGAAGATATCCCACCGTTGCCACCTGAGGAAATAGATAATATGATAAACTCAAGAAAAATTTAATATAATTGATGTTAAATCTGCCTCAAAGGAGCCCAGAATGATTAGCTATGAAGAAGCAGTAAAAATAATCGTTGATAACACAAAAAGACTTGGAATTGAGAAGGTATTTCTGGATAATGCACTGGGGAGAGTTCTTGCAGAAGATATATATGCAGATGCAGACAATCCACCTGCAGATAACAGCGGTATGGACGGCTTTGCTGTCAGATATGAGGATATAAAAGGTGCAACAGAAGAAGAACCTGTTGTTTTGGAAATCATTGGAGAGTCAAAGGCAGGTGGAGAACCTGTATCAGTAAAACCAGGAACAGCTGCTTATATATACACAGGAGGATTAATTCCTGAGGGAGCTGATACAGTTGTCCAAAAAGAATTAACAAAAGTGGAAGACAACAAGGTTTTTATATTTCAGGAACTGCCTAAAGGAGCAAACATAAGACCACAGGGCGGAGATTATAAAAAAGGAGACCTTTTAATCAAAAAGGGTAAAAGGCTAAGACCTGCAGAAATTGGAATTTTATCGTCTGTAAACAAGCCTACAGTTTACGTTTATCAGGTTCCAAGGGTTGGAATTATAACAACAGGAGACGAAATAATAGACGTTGGAGAACCATTTGAAAGAAAATCACAGATAAGAACATCAAATACATACTCTTTATATTCACAGATTATTGAAGCAGGTGGAGAGCCTGTAATTATAGGCTTTGCAAAAGATGAACCTGAAGATATAGAAAGAAAACTATCCTATGCAAAAAGCTGCGATATCTTACTGACAACAGGAGGCGTATCTGTAGGGGAATATGACCTTGTTAAAGATTTTGTAGTCAAAGTGCTGGGAGTGGAAATACTATTCTGGAAGGTAAAACAAAAACCTGGAAAGCCTGTTGCATTTGGCGTTTGGGGAGCAGAAAAAGAAAAATTATTTTTCGGTATTCCCGGTAACCCTGTTGCTGCAATGGTTGTGTTTGAAAATATGGTAAAGCCTGCCATCAGAAAAATGAGAGGAGATGAAAAATTATTTAATCCTGTAATAAAAGCAAAACTTAAAGGTGGATACAAAAGAAAAAAAGGAGAAAGACTGGAGTTTATCAGGGTAGCGCTGGAACTTACTGATGAAGGCTTTGTGGCAACTCCTTTTGGTAAGCAGGGCTCAAATATACTGACAGGAATGGTTTATGCCCACGGCTTTGGAATTGTCGATGTAGGAGTCACAGAAATAAAAGACGGAGAAGAAATTAAAGTAAGCGTATTTGATACCTCATTTATGGAAGGTGAAAAGATATGATTGAATACCCTGAATATTTAAAAAATGTGCAGGTATATCAGCCAGGAAAACCAATTGAGGAACTTCAAAGGGAACTGGGAATAAAAGAAATCATAAAACTGGCCTCTAATGAAAACCCTTTTGGTTGTTCATTGTTTGTTAAGAAAAGAATAGAGGCTGAAGCAACCCATATAAACAGGTATCCTGATGGTGGAGCTTATTATCTGAGGAAGGCTTTATCTGATTTCCTTGTTGTTGACCCTGACCAGATTATATTCGGAAACGGCTCAAATGAAATTCTTGATATGATAGCGAGGGTTTTCCTTGCAGGTGGAAAGGAAGCATTATTTTTTCAGGGAAGTTTTGTTGTTTATAAATTAATAACACAGATTAATGGTGGAAAGTTCAGAGAAATTCCCCTTGAGTGTGATTTTTCAAGGGATTTAAATAAACTCCTTGATGCTATAACTTCGGAAACAAGGGTTGTATTTATTGATAATCCCTGTAATCCTACAGGTTTTGCCAATAAAAAAGAAGAATTTAATGAGTTTATCAAAAATTTACCTGACCATGTTCTTTTTGTAATTGATGAAGCATATTTTGAGTATGCAAGGCATCACGGGGTTCCTGATTCAGTAAACTATATCAGAAGGATAAATCCTGAAATTCCTGAAAAAAATATTATTGTTCTAAGGACTTTCTCAAAGGCTTATGGTCTTGCAGGGCTTAGAATAGGATACGGTATTGCCAAAAAAGAGATAATTGAGATATTAGAAAAAGTAAGACAGCCTTTTAACACGAACCATCTTGCACAGGTTGCTGCAATTGAGGCTTTAAAAGACCAGGAGTTCGTCGAGTTTTGTGTTCAGGAAAATGAAAAAGGAAAAGAACAGCTTTATGAAGGCTTAGAAAGAAGAGGCATAGAGTTTATTCCCACTTATGCAAATTTCATAATGTTTAAAGTGGATAATGCAAAAGAAATTTATGAAAACTTGCTTAAACTGGGGGTTATAGTCCGACCAGCTTTTGGATTTGATAACTATCTGAGGGTTTCCATCGGCAGACAGGATGAAAATGAAAAATTCCTGCAAGCACTGGATAAACTGGGTATTTCCTGTAAATAAAGTTTGAAAAGTTTTTCTCTATAAACTGGCTTTTAACATTTTACAAAATTCTTATCTCATAAATATTTCCAAAACTATAAAAATTGCTTTTCCCAAAATCACACCCTAAATTAAAGATATAACAATATCCTTAAAGGGTCTTATCATGGGAAAGTCAATAGTAGAGCGTGCCTATTATCTGATGAAATTAGGTCGTGTCTTTGAAGAAAGAGCCAAAGAAGAGTATATGAAAGGTAATATCGCAGGTTTTCTCCATCTGGCAATAGGCGAAGAGGCAGTTCATGTTGGTGCCACCCTTGCCTTTGGCAAAGGAGATATTTTTGTTCATTACAGGGAGCATGTCTGGGCACTTGCCAGAGGAATATCTCCAAAAGTTATAATGGCTGAGTTGTTTGGAAAAGTTACAGGTGTCTCAAAAGGTAAAGGTGGTTCAATGCACCTTTATGAGCCTTCAATGAACTTTTATGGTGGTAATGCAATTGTTGGCGCTCATATTCCCCATGCAGTAGGGGCAGCTTACGCAAGAAAATATCTTGGACATACTGAAGGAGTATTGGTTGCATTTGGAGATGGAGCTACAAATGCAGGAAATTACTATGAATCTCTCAATCTTGCTGCTTTATGGGAGCTACCTGTTTTATTTATAAACGAAAATAACTTTTATGCCATTGGAACCAGAGTTGATAGGGCTTCTGCAATAAAAGAGCTTTATAAAAAGGCAAAAGAGTATATGCCTTCCATAAGAATAGACGGAATGAACTTTTTTGAGGTTTATGATGCTGTTTCAAAAGCAAAGGAATATATAGAGACTGAAGGAAAACCTTATTATATAGAAGCCATTACATATAGATATGAACCCCATTCAATGTCAGACCCAGGAGATTACAGGTCACCACGGGAGCTAAAAGTTTTCCATGACAAAGACCCTATAGAATTCCTGAAAAAAGAAGGTTTAAAAAGAGGTCTGTTAACAGAAGAATTTATAGAAGCTACAGATAAAAGAGTTGAAAGGGAGATAGAAGAAGCTGTTCAGTTTGCATTAGAATCTCCTGAACCTGATGATAAAGAACTTTATACAGATATCTTCTGTGAGGTGTGCACCGATGTTATACCGTGAAGCTTTAAATAAAGCACTTGATGAGATGATGGCAAAGGATGAAACGGTTGTTATTCTGGGTGAAGATGTTGGTTTTTATGGGGGAAACTATAGGGTTACAGAAGGTCTTTATGCAAAATATGGAGAAAAAAGAGCAATAGATACTCCTATTGCAGAAAACTCCATAGTTGGAAATGCCATAGGAATGGCACTTGGCGGTTTAAGACCTGTTGCAGAGATAATGACTGTGAATTTTATACTGATAGCTATGGATCAGATTGTTAATCAGATGGCAAAACTCAGATATATGAGCGGCGGGAAAATAGAACTTCCTATGGTTGTGAGAACACCGCAGGGAGTATCAAAACAGCTTGCAGCCCAGCACTCCCAGAGTTTAGAGAGATTTTTTACCTCTGTTCCAGGGCTTATTACGATGGTGGCTTCTGATGCCACAGCTGCTTATTACGGCCTGAAATATGCAATAGAGCTTGATGACCCTGTTATATTCCTTGAGCATGAGCTTCTATATCCTATGAAAATGGAGATACAGGAAAGAAAGGATTTTAATCCATTTAAAGCAGATATTATAAAGGAAGGAAAAGATATAACCATTGTTTCCTATCTTAAAATGCTCCATGACACGCTAAAAGCTGTGCCTGTTATAGAAAAAGAGCTTGGTGTTTCTGTGGAAGTAATTAATCTGCACTCATTAAATCCCCTTGATATGCAAACTATCGGGGAATCTATCAAAAAAACCAGAAGATTTGTTATTGTTACAGAGGAGCCTAAAACAGGCAGTTATGCTGCAGAAGTTGTATCACGAGTAACAGAAGAATTTTTCTACCAGCTGGATGCTCCGCCGCTGCGGATATGCGGTGAAGATGTTCCAACACCTTACAACAGAAAACTTGAATTATTATCTATCCCAACACCTGACAAAATTGCAAAACAAATTATTTACTGGGGAAAAGAAAATGGAATATAAAATGACAATGCCTCAGCTTACAGATACTATGGAAGAAGGTAAAATTGTCAGATGGTTAAAAAAGGAAGGTGATTATGTAAAGAAAAATGAGCCTATAGTTGAGATAGAGTCAGATAAAGCTGTGATAGAAGTTCCATCTATGAGGGAAGGGATTTTAAAAAAGATACTGGCTGAAGAAGGGGAAGAATTACCGGTAGGGGCACCTATTGCGATAATAGAAACTGAGACAAGGGCAGGAGAAGTAGAAGAAAAACAGCCATCTGAGGTGGAAGAAAAAGTCACACAACAACCTGAAATAAAAGAAGAACAACCAAAACCTCAACCTGAAAAGAAAGAAGAGATTAAAATTGAAATACCAGAAGAAATTCCTGTTCAGAAACTTCCTGCAGGAACGGCATCACCTGCCGCCCGCCAGCTTGCAGCTAGATATGGTATAGATATACAAAAGCTTCAGGAAGAAGGTAAACTTCCTGTTCCTGCCCATGAAAAAGATATCAAAAAATTTGCATTTGAAAGATATTTCTCAAAACAGGCATTGGAGATATTAAACGAATATGGTTTAAACCCAGAAGAAGTTTATAATGAGATAAATAAAAAGAAGATATCCCAGAAAGATATTGAAAAATATATCAGAGAAAAGAATATTCCTTATGTATACAAACCGTCCGATATTCAAAGCATACTGATAAAAAATCTTTCAAAAAGCACCCATATTCCTACATATCATATTAAATACAAATACGATGTTAATTATTTCCTAAAAGAAGAGGAAAAAACAGGCTTTACACTAACTACATATTTGATAAAACTATTTGGGGATGTTCTACAGGAATTTCCAAAGCTAAGAACTGTTTATCGGGATGGTCAGTTTTACCAGTATCCAGCATCTAACATATCTGTTGCTGTTGCTGTAGGGGAAGAGCTTTTTAATCCTACAGTAAAAAATGTTGAAGAAAAATCCCTAAAAGATATATACAACAGACTTAAGGAAATAAAACAAAAGGCAAAAGAAAAAAGACTTGGAATTGAGGATATTCAGGGAGCTACATTTTCAATTTCAAATCTTGGAATGTTCGGTATAGAAGAATTTGATGCAGTTTTGCCACCTTATCATGCAGCAATCGTTGCAATTGGGAAGGCTGTTGATGGAATAATAACAGCGGTTTTCACATTTGACCATCGGGTTATAAACGGAGCCGAAGCAGCAGAATTTGTCGTTGGGGTGGAAAAAAAGCTGAAAGATAAAAAGTATTTATCCTCGCTTAAATAATTCCTCAAATGGTTTTGGTGGTGAAAGATAATACCCCTGACAGTAGTCTATTTCCAGATTTTTTGCCATTTCATAGACTTCTTCTGAATGAACATATTCTGCAACAGTTCTTATTCCTAACTTTTTAGCAAAATTTATTATAGTTTCAACAATAACCTGTGAATATAAATCTTTATCAATATTCTTTATGAGGGAACCATCTATTTTTATAAAGTCCACATCAAGTTTCAGAATATACTCAAAGTTTGAATATCCACTACCAAAATCATCTATGGCTATTCTGCCACCTAATTTTTTTATTTCCTTAAAAAATTCTGAGACTTCTGTATAACTTTTGATACCTTCTGATTCTAAGATTTCAAATACTACCCGATTTTTAAAATCTTCCTGACTAAGATAGTCAAAAATCATTTTTGTTATTTCTCTGTTATGGATATCTTCCACCGATATGTTAATTGAAAATCCTTTGTCCACGTCTCTAAAGTTTTCAAAAGTTTTTTGAAGAACCTTTTTGGTTATCTCTGGATAAAGCTTTGCTTTTTTGGCAATATCTAAAAATTCTTTAGGTGTCAACAACTTACCATCAAAATCAACGACTCGGACAAGAGCCTCAAATTTATCTATATTTCCTGTTTTTGTTTCAAATATCGGTTGATAATGAACCAAAACTCTGTCTGTTTTTAAAGCATCTTTTATTTTATTTGTGATAAGAATATTTTTTTCATAAAGTTCTTTCATCTGAAGTTCATCTTTATAGTAGACAATAGGTTTTTTATTGGCTTTGGCATATTTTAAAGCCATGTCCGCTTTGTTGAGTATGTTATGATTTTCCAGAGATATACCTGCTGTGATGGATACATGTATCTCGTTATCTTCATAAATAATAGGTGTTTCCTGAATATGATAAATAAGCTGATTTATAACCCTTTCAAATTCGTGGGTCTGGATATATCTTATAGCAAGGACTGCATATTCATCTGCAGATAGTTTATATAATCTGTAGCTGGAATCTGTAAGGAATTCCTTTATTTCAACCCCAAGTTGCTTTAATATGTAATCACCCACCTGATAACCATAAAAATCATTTATTTCTTTGAAGTCATCAATATTAAGAATAGCAAGCTTTGGACTGGCAATGTTTTTTAAGTCTTCTATAAGTTTCAAACGGTTAGGTAGACCTGTTAATGGATCTGTATATAACCTTTTTTCAAGTTTTTTGTTTAATTCTTCTAACTCCTTTTCTCTCTGGATGATATCTGTAATATCCCTCTTAATTCCAACATAATATTTATCATTTCCTTCCTTATCTTTTACTGCAAGGGCAACAATATCCAGATATTTTTTGTTTCCATGGCGATCTATAGTGGTTGATATGAATCTCAATCTACCTTTCTTTTTGAGCTGTTCAAGGGTTTCTTCTGCGTTAGGTATTTTTAAAAAATCAGGAAATCTTTTGCCTCTGATTTCTTCTATTGAGTATCCAAGAAGCTCTTCATTGGATTTGTTCTGGTCTACATATCTTCCTTCTGTGTCTACAATACCAATTGCATCAAGGGTGTTCTCATAAATGGTTTTATAAAGATTAAGAAAGTTTTCCTTTTCTTTTAGTTCCGAAACATCTTTAAGAACAAGAACTATCCCTTTAATGTCCGTATTTTTGCTTAAAGATGAGGCAACAAGATGCATAGGTATCTCTCTTTCATCCAGCACCAGCTTACTGGTAAAGCTTTTGCAAGTTCTTTTATTATCTATAATTTCAGAAAGTAACTGTTTTAGTGGAATTTCCTTGCTATCTACTTTAACGAAAATTTTTTCTGTTATGTTCGGGATATTCTTTAATTTTTCTTTTGCAGCATCATTGCTTAATACAACATTTCCATTTTCGTCAAGGACAAGAAATATATCAGGAATACTTGATAGAACATTCTCAAGAAAGTTTTTAGTTTTTGTTAATTCTTTGGTTCTTTCCTGAACTATCTCTTCAAGGGTCTCTGCATACTTTTCAAGCTGTTCTTTAAGTATATTAAGGTAAGTCAGATCTCTGGCATTTATTATAATCTGCTGAACTTTTCCGTTTTTTACAGCTCCTGCCCTTATTATTACCCTTATCCTTTTTCCTGAGTTTGATATTAAATATGCCTCCTGATCCTCTATAGGAAAATTATTTTCAATAGAATGGATAAGTGAATCTATATGCTGGCTGTCTATGATTTTATCTGCTGGTTTTCCCAGAATTTCCTCTGGAGAAAATTCAAGAACTTCACAGAAGGTTTTGTTTATATAGATAATCTCTTTATCAGGTTTAATTACAAAAATAATATCCGGCGAATTTTCAAGAATTTTATGCTCTAAATTACTTTCCATAATATTCCTTTACCTGTTATCAATCATATACCTTACTTCCTCGAACCATCTTAATGCCTCCTCTTTATTATCGAAAATTTTTCCATGAAATGTAGATTTGTCAGAGGGAGCTGTTGTGTAGAAGACCCACTGGTATGTTTCACCATAAGGTTCGGAACTTACAGTTATAAGTTCAACACCTACAATCTCATCAGAATTAAGATAGGTATTTTCTTCTATTTCTATAAACATAACTGTGGCCTCCTTTCAGGCAGTTTCTTCTGCCTTTTCGGCTTCAAGTTGAGCTTTTTTCTTTTTAAACCATCTTACTGATGAATATATGAGAATTAAACCAATAATCAATCCAGAAATTAGTTTAGCTGTAAAAACATCAATATTCCATATCCGAACTGCAGAGAACCATAAAAAGACATATATTAAGTATGAACCATATAGAAGCAGAGCTACCGAAAATGCTTCCCATAATATTTTTGGAAGTATACTCATATTTTTACTCCATTAATTTTTTATAATTATTATAACTTTTTAGCAAGGAGTGGTGAGAATGCTTGTAAAATCTATAGAAGAGATGAAGCAGATAGTTAAAAAACTGAAAAAAGAGGGTAAATCTATAGGCTTTGTTCCAACTATGGGCTACCTCCATGAAGGGCATATCTCACTTATGAGATGTAGCAAAAAGGATAATGATATAACTGTTGTCAGTATCTTTGTAAACCCTATACAGTTTGGTGTAAATGAAGACCTTGATAGATATCCAAGGAATCTTGAAAGAGACCTCCAGATATGTAAAAAAGAAGGGGTGGACTATGTTTTCCATCCATCTGTTGAGGAGATGTATCCTGAGGGATTCTCAACTTATGTGGTAGTAGAAGGATTGACAGAAGGATTATGTGGTGCATACAGACCGGGGCATTTTAAAGGTGTTACAACTGTTGTAAACAAACTATTTAATATTGTCCAGCCTGATAGGGCTTATTTTGGTGAAAAGGATTATCAACAATTAAAGGTAATTCAAAGAATGGTAAAAGACCTTAATATGAATGTTCAGGTGATAGGATGTCCTATTGTGAGAGAGCCTGATAGTCTTGCTATGTCTTCAAGAAATAAGTATCTATCCCCTGAAGAAAGAAAAGCAGCTTTATCCCTGAGCAAAGCACTGTTCAAGGCAAAAGAACTATTTGAGTCTGGAGAAACTGATATAAATAAGATAAGAAAAGAAATGGAAAAAATAATCCTGTCCCATCCTGAGGTTAAAGAAATTCAGTATATAGAATTTGTTGATGCTGAAACACTAAAGCCAAAAGAAAAACTTGAAAAAGGTAGTATAATTGCACTGGCAGTATTTGTTGGAAATACAAGATTAATAGATAACATAAAGGTGTGAATATGCATATAAAAAATAAAAAAATTCAGGGAATTATAGAAACCTTATCACAGTTTTTACACGGAAAAGAGCAGGCATTAAGGCTATCTTTAATTACATTTTTTTCAAAAGGACATCTGCTTATAGAAGACATGCCCGGTCTGGGTAAAACAACACTTGCCATAGGAATAGCCAAAATAATGGGGCTTTCCTTTGGGAGAATACAGGCAACAAGTGATTTACTTCCCACAGATATAACCGGTGTATCCATATACAATAAAGAACTCCAGAAATTTGAGTTCCATCCGGGACCTATTTTCAATAATATCGTGCTGGTTGATGAGATAAACCGGGCTACCCCTAAAACCCAGAGTGCTTTGCTTGAGGCTATGGGAGAAAAGCAGGTTACAGTTGAAGGTGAGACATACAAACTTCCAAAACCATTTTTTGTAATTGCTACACAGAACCCTGTCGAGCAGTTTGGAACATTTCCCCTCCCTGAATCCCAGATGGATAGATTTATGATGAAAATAAGCATAGGATACCCTTCCAGAGAAGCAGAAAGGGAAATTCTAAAAGGTGGTAGCAAAAGGGAGGAGCTTTACAGAATTAGTCCTATACTGGACAAAGAGGAAGTTGTGAAAATACAAAATGAGATTGAACAGGTATATCTATCAGACAAAGTTATTGAATACATACTGGATATAGTTGAGGCAACCAGAAAATCTAAATATTTTGCCTCTGGGTTATCAATCAGGGGAACATTAACTTTAGCAAAAACAGCACGGACAAATGCATATTTTAAAGGCAGAGACTATGTAATCCCTGAAGATATAAAGGAGCTTTTACCTTACACAATACCCCACAGGATCATATTACACGAAATTTATCAAAATACAGACAGCGAGGAACTGATATTATCGGTAGTGGAAAAAATTCCCGTTCCAGCATGATAAAAATAACCAAAGCCGGATGGATATATATAGGGCTTACTATATTTCTGGGAGTTGCAGCTGTAAACACAGGAAACAACCTTGTTTATCTGATAGTTTCTGCAATGCTGAGTTTTATGGGAATTTCCGGATTTTTCGGAAGAAAAAATATTGATAAGCTCCAGATCGAACTGAAATTCCCTGAAGAGATTTATGCCAGTGTTGAAACCCCCGTAAAAATTGTTATAAAAAATCAAAAAAGATTTCTACCTTCTTTTTTGCTGAAGATTAGTATAAATAACCAGAAATCTGTAGTTCCCTATATAGATCCTTCTGGAGAATTTGACCTGCATCTGACCTTAAAATATAACCGGAGAGGATGGCACACCCTTGGATCTGTAGAAATATGTTCCGTATTTCCATTTAATTTCTTTACCAGATGCAAAGAAACTCCTGTTAATCAAAAGTTCATAATTTTTCCAAAACCTGAAAAATGTAATCTATTAGTGCTTTATACCAGCACAAAATCAGCAGGAGAATACCAATCAGATATTATAGGCACACAGGGGGAACTTATATCAATAAAGGATTACTCCCCGGGAGACCCTTTAAAGCTAATCCACTGGAAAGCAACAGCAAAAACTGGACAACTAAAAACTAAAG carries:
- a CDS encoding DUF2267 domain-containing protein; translated protein: MNFEKYVQKGNEFLKELAEELGTPGDKDRAGRILRAVLHALRRRLTPEEFLDLLAQLPMCIKAIAVDGWRIHESPDKSIKHIDDLIEAVMEEDRRTAARDLGNEEHAKEAIKAVIRVIKRHVSDGEIKDVEAELPKQLREFIEEA
- a CDS encoding aldo/keto reductase translates to MYKNFLGMKLSEIGIGTYLGQPDDQTDKSYLETITEGIKRGITVIDTAINYRNMRSEIIVGKAIKNTDRKNVYISTKGGYIAVPYNIQQDATQWFKENFVQTGIVSPSEITQTGNIITTKYIDWAFEQSLKNLDTEYIDIYFLHNPEDQLLKFDREAFLDRLRGVFRLLEGKIQEGKLRFYGLATWNGFRVPENHQQYLNLSEIYKLAEEVGGVNHHFRFIQLPYNLAMLEAYNLKNQEIDGEKLSTLEAAEKLGIYTYISAPTMQGRLIRPVAPEILERFKVKKYSHIPIQFVRSTKGVGTTLIGMSKKQHLLENLEIEDIPPLPPEEIDNMINSRKI
- the glp gene encoding gephyrin-like molybdotransferase Glp, whose protein sequence is MISYEEAVKIIVDNTKRLGIEKVFLDNALGRVLAEDIYADADNPPADNSGMDGFAVRYEDIKGATEEEPVVLEIIGESKAGGEPVSVKPGTAAYIYTGGLIPEGADTVVQKELTKVEDNKVFIFQELPKGANIRPQGGDYKKGDLLIKKGKRLRPAEIGILSSVNKPTVYVYQVPRVGIITTGDEIIDVGEPFERKSQIRTSNTYSLYSQIIEAGGEPVIIGFAKDEPEDIERKLSYAKSCDILLTTGGVSVGEYDLVKDFVVKVLGVEILFWKVKQKPGKPVAFGVWGAEKEKLFFGIPGNPVAAMVVFENMVKPAIRKMRGDEKLFNPVIKAKLKGGYKRKKGERLEFIRVALELTDEGFVATPFGKQGSNILTGMVYAHGFGIVDVGVTEIKDGEEIKVSVFDTSFMEGEKI
- the hisC gene encoding histidinol-phosphate transaminase: MIEYPEYLKNVQVYQPGKPIEELQRELGIKEIIKLASNENPFGCSLFVKKRIEAEATHINRYPDGGAYYLRKALSDFLVVDPDQIIFGNGSNEILDMIARVFLAGGKEALFFQGSFVVYKLITQINGGKFREIPLECDFSRDLNKLLDAITSETRVVFIDNPCNPTGFANKKEEFNEFIKNLPDHVLFVIDEAYFEYARHHGVPDSVNYIRRINPEIPEKNIIVLRTFSKAYGLAGLRIGYGIAKKEIIEILEKVRQPFNTNHLAQVAAIEALKDQEFVEFCVQENEKGKEQLYEGLERRGIEFIPTYANFIMFKVDNAKEIYENLLKLGVIVRPAFGFDNYLRVSIGRQDENEKFLQALDKLGISCK
- a CDS encoding thiamine pyrophosphate-dependent enzyme, whose product is MGKSIVERAYYLMKLGRVFEERAKEEYMKGNIAGFLHLAIGEEAVHVGATLAFGKGDIFVHYREHVWALARGISPKVIMAELFGKVTGVSKGKGGSMHLYEPSMNFYGGNAIVGAHIPHAVGAAYARKYLGHTEGVLVAFGDGATNAGNYYESLNLAALWELPVLFINENNFYAIGTRVDRASAIKELYKKAKEYMPSIRIDGMNFFEVYDAVSKAKEYIETEGKPYYIEAITYRYEPHSMSDPGDYRSPRELKVFHDKDPIEFLKKEGLKRGLLTEEFIEATDKRVEREIEEAVQFALESPEPDDKELYTDIFCEVCTDVIP
- a CDS encoding alpha-ketoacid dehydrogenase subunit beta — its product is MLYREALNKALDEMMAKDETVVILGEDVGFYGGNYRVTEGLYAKYGEKRAIDTPIAENSIVGNAIGMALGGLRPVAEIMTVNFILIAMDQIVNQMAKLRYMSGGKIELPMVVRTPQGVSKQLAAQHSQSLERFFTSVPGLITMVASDATAAYYGLKYAIELDDPVIFLEHELLYPMKMEIQERKDFNPFKADIIKEGKDITIVSYLKMLHDTLKAVPVIEKELGVSVEVINLHSLNPLDMQTIGESIKKTRRFVIVTEEPKTGSYAAEVVSRVTEEFFYQLDAPPLRICGEDVPTPYNRKLELLSIPTPDKIAKQIIYWGKENGI
- a CDS encoding dihydrolipoamide acetyltransferase family protein, with amino-acid sequence MEYKMTMPQLTDTMEEGKIVRWLKKEGDYVKKNEPIVEIESDKAVIEVPSMREGILKKILAEEGEELPVGAPIAIIETETRAGEVEEKQPSEVEEKVTQQPEIKEEQPKPQPEKKEEIKIEIPEEIPVQKLPAGTASPAARQLAARYGIDIQKLQEEGKLPVPAHEKDIKKFAFERYFSKQALEILNEYGLNPEEVYNEINKKKISQKDIEKYIREKNIPYVYKPSDIQSILIKNLSKSTHIPTYHIKYKYDVNYFLKEEEKTGFTLTTYLIKLFGDVLQEFPKLRTVYRDGQFYQYPASNISVAVAVGEELFNPTVKNVEEKSLKDIYNRLKEIKQKAKEKRLGIEDIQGATFSISNLGMFGIEEFDAVLPPYHAAIVAIGKAVDGIITAVFTFDHRVINGAEAAEFVVGVEKKLKDKKYLSSLK